The Setaria italica strain Yugu1 chromosome IX, Setaria_italica_v2.0, whole genome shotgun sequence genome has a window encoding:
- the LOC101771598 gene encoding 11-beta-hydroxysteroid dehydrogenase-like 5 — protein MDQVVNAVMDLVVPPASMVMLAFAWPTLSFLRGVEWVLKTLTKEDMLGKVVVITGASSAIGEQIAYEYARRNANLVLVARREHRLFAIRDNARLLGAGQVLVIAADVVKEDDCRRLVSDTFTYFGQLNHLVNTVSLGHDFNFEEAGDTTAFPHLMDINFWGNVYPTYAALPYLRRSHGRVVVNASVESWLPMPRMSLYSAAKAAVVDFYETLRYEVKDEVGVTVATHGWVGGDAGGGKFTLEEGAAEMQWKEEREATLSGGQVEAYARALVGGACRGDAYVKRPSWYDVFLVFRVFAPDVLAWTFRLLLSTAAPTTAHARRPPPAALPAPPLRPLLEYPAAAARRPAAQLQKLE, from the exons ATGGATCAGGTGGTGAACGCGGTGATGGACCTGgtggtgccgccggcgagcatgGTGATGCTGGCGTTCGCGTGGCCGACGCTGTCCTTCCTCCGCGGCGTCGAGTGGGTGCTCAAGACGCTCACCAAGGAGGACATGCTCGGCAAGGTCGTCGTCATCACCGGCGCATCCTCCGCCATCGGCGAG CAAATCGCGTACGAGTACGCGAGGCGGAACGCGAACCTGGTGCTGGTGGCGCGGCGGGAGCACCGGCTGTTCGCGATACGCGACAACGCGCGGCTCCTGGGCGCGGGGCAGGTCCTCGTCATCGCCGCCGACGTCGTCAAGGAGGACGACTGCCGGAGGCTCGTCAGCGACACCTTCACCTACTTCGGCCAGC TGAACCATCTGGTGAACACCGTGAGCTTGGGCCACGATTTCAACTTCGAGGAGGCCGGGGACACCACCGCGTTCCCTCACCTCATG GACATCAACTTCTGGGGAAACGTTTACCCGACCTACGCGGCGCTCCCGTACCTGCGGCGGAGCCACGGCCGCGTCGTGGTGAACGCGTCCGTCGAGAGCTGGCTGCCCATGCCCAGGATGAGCCTCTACTCG GCGGCGAAAGCCGCGGTGGTGGACTTCTACGAGACGCTCCGGTACGAGGTGAAGGACGAGGTGGGCGTGACGGTGGCGACGCACGGCTgggtcggcggcgacgccggcggcggcaagttCACGCTCGAGGAAGGCGCGGCGGAGATGCAGTGGAAGGAGGAGCGGGAGGCGACGCTATCGGGAGGGCAGGTGGAGGCGTACGCGCGGGCGCTGGTGGGCGGCGCCTGCCGCGGCGACGCCTACGTGAAGCGCCCCAGCTGGTACGACGTCTTCCTCGTCTTCCGCGTCTTCGCGCCCGACGTCCTCGCGTGGACCTTCCGCCTCCTCCTGTCCACGGCCGCCCCCACGACGGCGCacgcccgtcgcccgccgcccgcagcGCTGCCGGCACCGCCGCTCCGGCCGCTGCTCGAGtacccggcggccgcggcacgGAGGCCCGCCGCCCAGCTGCAGAAGCTGGAATGA
- the LOC101771999 gene encoding vacuolar protein sorting-associated protein 9A: MESPTSAASRPDFYDFLDRMRRPAAADLFRSIKSFLVSFSFHEPNAEEDGGKVQAFLTEMEGAIRGHPLWANATNQEIDHALEGLEKYIMTKLFDRTFGTSAEDAITDMEISQKIGLLQQFVKPHHLDIPKVLQNEASWLLAVKELQKINSFKAPREKLLCIMSCCQVINNLLLNISMSNDRTLSGADEFLPILIYITIKANPPQLHSNLKFVQLFRRETKLVSEVEYYLTNLISAKMFILDVNARSLSMEETEFQKHMESARLVTQISVASPSSSQGLPTSAMARKEEADLAGSKFPFMDSETESLSPEEVKQLHDLYRQVVSRYTLLSKALTKLSIDEDQLLSSVDDS; encoded by the exons ATGGAGAGCCCCacgtcggcggcgtcgcgccCGGACTTCTACGACTTCCTCGACCGCatgcgccgccccgccgccgccgatctctTCCGTTCCATCAAGAG CTTCCTCGTGTCCTTCTCCTTCCACGAGCCCAAcgccgaggaggacggcggcaaGGTACAGGCCTTCCTCACTGAGATGGAGGGCGCCATCAGGGGCCACCCGCTCTGGGCCAACGCCACCAACCAGGAAATCGACCACGCGCTCGAG GGCCTTGAGAAGTACATCATGACGAAATTGTTCGACCGCACGTTTGGGACCTCCGCGGAGGATGCCATTACCGACATGGAGATCTCACAGAAGATTGGTCTGCTGCAGCAGTTTGTTAAGCCGCATCACTTGGATATACCTAAGGTTCTGCAAAATGAGGCATCCTGGCTG CTTGCAGTGAAAGAGTTGCAAAAGATAAATTCCTTCAAAGCACCACGTGAGAAGCTTCTATGCATCATGAGCTGCTGTCAAGTCATCAATAACTTGCTTCTGAACATATCAATGTCAAATGATCGAACACTATCTGGGGCTGATGAGTTCCTTCCAATTCTTATCTATATTACTATCAAG GCCAATCCTCCTCAGCTGCACTCAAATCTAAAGTTTGTTCAGCTCTTTAGAAGGGAAACAAAGCTAGTTTCAGAAGTCGAATATTATCTGACAAACCTCATTTCAGCAAAGATGTTTATATTAGATGTTAATGCTCGCTCGCTATCGATGGAGGAAACTGAGTTTCAGAAGCATATGGAATCAGCAAGACTAGTTACTCAAATATCTGTTGCTAGCCCTAGTAGCTCACAGGGGCTTCCCACATCTGCAATGGCACGTAAGGAGGAAGCTGATCTAGCAG GCTCCAAGTTCCCTTTCATGGACTCAGAAACTGAAAGTTTGAGTCCAGAGGAAGTCAAGCAGTTGCATGACCTGTATAGGCAAGTTGTCAGCAGATATACACTGCTGTCTAAAGCTTTAACAAAGTTATCCATAGATGAGGATCAGCTCCTTAGTTCAGTAGATGATTCATGA
- the LOC101772663 gene encoding uncharacterized protein LOC101772663 isoform X2, with the protein MLDEPPPPDAAGEDESTCRGIFVEFMTKVARFEELAESGNRLLVRFHQELEYFRRPQIPTESDVMKQILKSNCTHRMKSYLEAGCRLHSQNISNINQLRSCEDGLKDHINKVKALLEELECLVEDVYGITLTASLSALEVSDCHSIDNKLTTESCIIEMEGVSTPQEEDKNTDQLDSDVSFVTVMVIVRNMLKLDYTMQEKIVNALSLKTPSSELQGYCLMWDLRPFIEDNVMHLAWKMCP; encoded by the exons ATgctggacgagccgccgccgcccgacgcggCGGGTGAGGATGAGAGCACTTGCCGCGGTATTTTCGTGGAGTTCATGACCAA GGTGGCTCGGTTCGAGGAGCTAGCTGAATCTGGCAATCGATTGCTTGTGAGATTCCATCAGGAGCTTG AGTACTTTCGGAGGCCGCAGATTCCTACCGAATCAGATGTCATGAAACAGATACTTAAATCTAACTGCACTCACAGAATGAAGTCCTATCTTGAAGCTGGTTGCAGGCTTCACAGCCAAAATATCTCAAACATAAATCAGT TACGTTCAtgtgaagatggacttaaagaTCATATCAACAAAG TTAAGGCTTTGCTTGAAGAGCTTGAATGTCTAGTCGAGGATGTCTATGGCATCACACTTACAGCCAGTTTAAGTGCTCTGGAAGTTTCAGACTGTCATAGCATTGATAACAAGCTGACTACCGAATCTTGCATCATAGAGATGGAG GGTGTTTCTACACCACAGGAGGAGGATAAAAACACAGATCAATTGGACAGCGATGTATCGTTTGTTACAGTGATGGTCATTGTTCGCAACATGTTGAAGCTTGACTACACGATGCAG GAAAAGATTGTCAATGCATTATCCCTTAAAACACCGTCATCAGAGCTCCAGGGATACTGCCTCATGTGGGATTTGCGGCCATTCATCGAAGACAATGTGATGCATCTTGCATGGAAAATGTGCCCATGA
- the LOC101772663 gene encoding uncharacterized protein LOC101772663 isoform X1, which yields MLDEPPPPDAAGEDESTCRGIFVEFMTKVARFEELAESGNRLLVRFHQELEYFRRPQIPTESDVMKQILKSNCTHRMKSYLEAGCRLHSQNISNINQLRSCEDGLKDHINKVKALLEELECLVEDVYGITLTASLSALEVSDCHSIDNKLTTESCIIEMEQGVSTPQEEDKNTDQLDSDVSFVTVMVIVRNMLKLDYTMQEKIVNALSLKTPSSELQGYCLMWDLRPFIEDNVMHLAWKMCP from the exons ATgctggacgagccgccgccgcccgacgcggCGGGTGAGGATGAGAGCACTTGCCGCGGTATTTTCGTGGAGTTCATGACCAA GGTGGCTCGGTTCGAGGAGCTAGCTGAATCTGGCAATCGATTGCTTGTGAGATTCCATCAGGAGCTTG AGTACTTTCGGAGGCCGCAGATTCCTACCGAATCAGATGTCATGAAACAGATACTTAAATCTAACTGCACTCACAGAATGAAGTCCTATCTTGAAGCTGGTTGCAGGCTTCACAGCCAAAATATCTCAAACATAAATCAGT TACGTTCAtgtgaagatggacttaaagaTCATATCAACAAAG TTAAGGCTTTGCTTGAAGAGCTTGAATGTCTAGTCGAGGATGTCTATGGCATCACACTTACAGCCAGTTTAAGTGCTCTGGAAGTTTCAGACTGTCATAGCATTGATAACAAGCTGACTACCGAATCTTGCATCATAGAGATGGAG CAGGGTGTTTCTACACCACAGGAGGAGGATAAAAACACAGATCAATTGGACAGCGATGTATCGTTTGTTACAGTGATGGTCATTGTTCGCAACATGTTGAAGCTTGACTACACGATGCAG GAAAAGATTGTCAATGCATTATCCCTTAAAACACCGTCATCAGAGCTCCAGGGATACTGCCTCATGTGGGATTTGCGGCCATTCATCGAAGACAATGTGATGCATCTTGCATGGAAAATGTGCCCATGA
- the LOC101774291 gene encoding prolycopene isomerase 1, chloroplastic, which produces MAASALASRALQPPHCHHPAAPPPRARPAIAAAPRARGCVAPASARCRAVAADERPADPAFPEGQNRGLSGAVERPEADVVVIGSGLGGLCCAGLLARYGQDVLVLESHDRPGGAAHSFDIKGFNFDSGPSLFSGFQSRGPQANPLAQVLDALGESVPCASYDSWMVHVPEGQFLSRIGPTEFLKDLETFVGVDAVQEWKKLLDAVIPMSAAAMALPPLSIRGDLGILSTAAGRYAPSLLKSFIQMGPQGALGATKLLRPFQEIVDSLGLKNPFVRNWIDLLCFLLAGVKSDGALSAEMVYMFAEWYKPGCMLEYPLGGTGAIIDALVSGIEKFGGRIALRSHVEKILIENGRAVGVKLQSGQVVRAKKAVVSNASMWDTLDLLPPDVVPKAYEDKVKATPQCDSFMHLHLGFDVENAREDLGIHHIVVDDWNKGVDGEQNVVLISVPSVLSKDLAPPGKHILHAYTPGTEPFRLWEGMDRKSTDYRRLKEERSEVMWKAVEVALGPKFSREKCDVKLVGTPLTHKRFLRRNRGTYGPAIKAGEATFPGQATPIPQLFCCGDSTFPGIGVPAVAASGAIVANTLVSVSQHSELLDAVGI; this is translated from the exons ATGGCAGCCTCGGCATTAGCCTCCCGCGCGCTGCAGCCTCCGCACTGccaccaccccgccgcccctccgccgcgcgcgcgtccGGCAATTGCCGCTGCTCCAAGGGCGCGCGGGTGCGTGGCGCCCGCGTCCGCGCGGTGCCGGGCAGTGGCTGCCGACGAGCGCCCCGCAGACCCCGCGTTCCCCGAGGGCCAGAACCGCGGGCTTTCCGG GGCGGTGGAGAGGCCGGAGGCGGACGTCGTCGTGATCGGCAGCGGGCTCGGTGGGCTGTGCTGCGCGGGGCTCCTGGCGAGGTACGGCCAGGACGTGCTGGTGCTCGAGAGCCATGACCGCCCGGGAGGCGCCGCGCACTCATTCGACATCAAGGGGTTCAACTTCGACTCGGGGCCGTCTTTGTTCTCCGGGTTCCAGTCCAGAGGCCCCCAGGCAAATCCACTTGCTCAG GTCCTTGATGCCTTAGGTGAATCGGTACCTTGTGCATCATATGACTCTTGGATGGTTCATGTACCTGAAGGACAGTTCCTCTCTAGGATTGGTCCAACTGAATTCCTCAAG GACCTTGAGACATTTGTTGGTGTTGACGCTGTCCAGGAGTGGAAAAAGCTTCTT GATGCAGTTATTCCTATGTCTGCAGCTGCAATGGCTTTGCCTCCACTTTCAATTCGAGGTGATTTGGGTATTCTATCAACAGCTGCTGGTAGATATGCTCCTTCTCTGTTGAAATCATTCATACAAATGGGACCCCAAGGAGCTCTGGGCGCAACTAAACTTCTACGACCATTCCAAGAGATTGTTGATTCGCTAGGGCTGAAAAATCCCTTTGTTCGTAACTGGATCGATCTCCTGTGCTTTCTACTTGCTGGAGTCAAATCTGATGGTGCTCTTTCTGCAGAAATG GTTTATATGTTTGCAGAATGGTATAAACCAGGATGCATGCTTGAGTACCCACTGGGTGGAACTGGAGCAATAATAGATGCCCTTGTGAGCGGTATTGAAAAATTTGGTGGCAGAATTGCTCTTCGTTCTCATGTTGAGAAGATCTTAATCGAGAATGGTCGAGCAGTTGGTGTCAAGCTACAAAGTGGACAA GTCGTACGTGCAAAGAAAGCAGTTGTTAGCAATGCATCTATGTGGGATACTTTGGATCTGCTACCACCAGATGTTGTCCCAAAAGCATATGAAGATAAAGTGAAAGCAACTCCACAATGTGATTCTTTTATGCATCTTCACTTGGGTTTTGATGTAGAG AATGCGAGAGAGGACCTCGGTATCCATCACATTGTGGTTGATGATTGGAacaaaggagttgatggtgaaCAAAATGTTGTGCTGATATCCGTTCCTAGTGTTCTTAGTAAGGACCTGGCACCGCCTGGAAAGCATATTCTTCATGCATATACACCAGGGACAGAACCTTTCCGTTTGTGGGAGGGAATGGACCGGAAAAGTACAGATTATCGAAGGCTGAAGGAAGAACGTTCTGAG GTGATGTGGAAAGCAGTGGAGGTTGCTCTTGGCCCGAAATTTAGCCGAGAAAAATGCGATGTTAAGTTGGTCGGGACACCATTAACGCATAAGAGATTTCTCAGAAGGAATAGGGGAACCTATGGTCCAGCCATAAAAGCTGGAGAAGCCACTTTCCCTGGGCAAGCAACACCAATCCCACAGCTCTTCTGTTGTGGTGACTCGACTTTCCCAGGAATCGGAGTGCCGGCAGTCGCAGCCAGCGGTGCGATCGTCGCCAACACTCTGGTCTCGGTGTCGCAGCATTCAGAGCTTCTTGACGCTGTTGGAATTTGA
- the LOC101773630 gene encoding putative GPI-anchor transamidase, whose protein sequence is MASGRWSRKPSRPPRALTLLKALLLPVLLLAFSSSSAAAAAAMHNNNWAVLVCTSRFWFNYRHMANTLSLYRTVKRLGIPDERIILMLADDMACNPRNSYPAQVFNNENHQLNLYGDNVEVDYRGYEVTVENFLRILTGRHESAVPRSKRLLSDEGSHILLYMTGHGGDEFLKFQDSEELQSHDLADAVKQMKEKHRFKELLIMVDTCQAATLFSQLHSPGVLAIGSSMKGENSYSHHLDSDIGVSVVDRFTYYTLAFFEKLNMYSNASLNSLFNSYDRSMLMSTAYYRMDLYERPLNEVPVTNFFGSVMKTLHTDSAYTGFLAAHDDEVPMSMRDNQHDHFMSKNEASARRLNREKEAQIIPHGWTEVLLEQLEGKNTDIVALYGLGAMGILLALSTWLSM, encoded by the exons ATGGCGTCCGGCAGATGGAGCCGCAAGCCATCGCGGCCCCCTCGCGCGCTCACCCTCCTCAAGGCGCTACTGCTGcccgtgctcctcctcgccttctcctcctcctccgcggcggcggcggccgcgatgCATAACAACAACTGGGCCGTGCTCGTCTGCACCTCCCGTTTCTG GTTTAATTATCGACATATGGCGAATACTCTGTCTTTGTACAG GACAGTTAAGAGATTAGGAATACCTGACGAGCGGATCATACTTATGTTGGCAGATGATATGGCTTGTAATCCTAGGAACAGTTATCCTGCCCAAGTTTTCAACAATGAGAACCACCAGCTAAATCTTTATGGTGACAATGTTGAG GTTGATTATCGAGGGTACGAGGTAACAGTTGAAAACTTTTTGAGAATTTTGACTGGCAGACATGAAAGTGCAGTACCAAGATCAAAGCGTCTCCTAAGTGATGAAGGAAGCCATATTCTTCTGTACATGACTGGGCATGGTGGTGATGAGTTTTTGAAGTTCCAAGATTCTGAAGAGCTTCAGAGCCATGATTTAGCAGATGCAGTGAAGCAGATGAAGGAGAAACATAG ATTTAAAGAGCTGCTGATAATGGTAGATACTTGCCAAGCTGCTACTCTCTTTTCACAG CTTCATTCACCTGGTGTTTTGGCGATCGGTAGCAGCATGAAGGGTGAAAATTCTTATTCTCACCATCTTGATTCAGAT ATTGGTGTTTCTGTTGTTGATAGGTTTACCTATTATACACTTGCTTTCTTTGAGAAACTGAACATGTATAGCAATGCTTCACTGAACAG TCTTTTCAACTCATACGATCGTTCCATGTTGATGTCCACTGCGTATTATCGAATGGATCTTTATGAGCGGCCCTTAAATGAG GTGCCTGTGACAAATTTCTTTGGATCAGTCATGAAGACTCTCCACACAGATTCAGCCTACACAGGTTTCTTGGCTGCACATGACGATGAAGTTCCCATGTCCATGAGAGATAATCAACATGATCATTTCATGTCAAAGAATGAGGCTAGTGCAAGAAGATTAAACAGAGAAAAG gaggcacaaataattCCCCATGGATGGACAGAAGTTCTGCTTGAACAGCTGGAGGGCAAGAATACTGACATTGTTGCGCTGTATGGTCTGGGAGCTATGGGTATATTGTTGGCACTTTCAACCTGGTTATCAATGTAG
- the LOC101760703 gene encoding prolycopene isomerase, chloroplastic, giving the protein MTAIIQPKVVRAKKAVVSNASMWDTLDLLLPPDAVPKSYEDKVKATPQCDSFMHLHLGFGVENAREGLGVHHIVVDNWNKGVDGEQNVVLISVPSVLSKDLAPPGKHTLHAYTPGTEPFRLWEGMDRKSADYRRLKEERSEVMWKAVEAALGPKFSREKCDVKLVGTPLTHKRFLRRNRGTYGPAIKAGEATFPGQATPIPQIFCCGDSTFPGIGVPAVAASGAIVANTLVSVSQHSELLDAVGI; this is encoded by the exons atgaCTGCCATCATCCAACCTAAG GTCGTACGTGCAAAGAAAGCAGTTGTTAGCAATGCATCTATGTGGGATACTTTGGATCTGCTGCTACCACCAGATGCTGTCCCAAAATCATATGAAGATAAAGTGAAAGCAACTCCACAATGTGATTCTTTTATGCATCTTCACTTGGGTTTTGGTGTAGAG AATGCGAGAGAGGGCCTCGGTGTCCATCACATTGTGGTTGATAATTGGAacaaaggagttgatggtgaaCAAAATGTTGTGCTGATATCCGTTCCTAGTGTTCTTAGTAAGGACCTGGCACCGCCTGGAAAGCATACTCTTCATGCATATACACCAGGGACAGAACCTTTCCGTTTGTGGGAGGGAATGGACCGGAAAAGTGCAGATTATCGAAGGCTGAAGGAAGAACGTTCTGAG GTGATGTGGAAAGCAGTGGAGGCTGCTCTTGGCCCGAAATTTAGCCGAGAAAAATGCGACGTTAAGTTGGTCGGGACACCATTAACGCATAAGAGATTTCTCAGAAGGAATAGGGGAACCTATGGTCCAGCCATAAAAGCTGGAGAAGCCACTTTCCCTGGGCAAGCAACACCAATCCCCCAGATCTTCTGTTGTGGTGACTCGACTTTCCCAGGAATCGGAGTGCCGGCAGTCGCGGCCAGCGGCGCGATCGTCGCCAACACTCTGGTCTCGGTGTCGCAGCATTCAGAGCTTCTTGACGCTGTTGGAATTTGA
- the LOC101775242 gene encoding shaggy-related protein kinase kappa produces MAYSGQRHRGVASSSRQGNGFEGSASSVEFLGREMLEMHLWDAKADADDERDMGSGSDVTDSSSNEASHIKATTIRGHNGLPKQSVTYIAEHVVGTGSFGVVYQAKCRETGEIVAIKKVLQDKRYKNRELQIMHMLDHPNIIGLKHYFFSTTERDELYLNLVLEFVPETVNRIARQYNRMNQRMPHIYVKLYTYQICRALAYIHNCIGICHRDIKPQNVLVNPHTHQLKICDFGSAKVLVKGEPNISYICSRYYRAPELIFGATEYTTAIDLWSTGCVMAELLLGQPLFPGESGVDQLVEIIKVLGTPTREEIKCMNPNYTEFKFPQIKAHPWHKVFQKKLPPEAVDLVSRFLQYSPNLRCTALEACMHPFFDELRDPNTRLPNGRPLPPLFNFRSQELKGVPPGVVERLVPEHARRQSLFMALRT; encoded by the exons ATGGCGTATTCTGGACAAAGGCATCGTGGTGTTGCGAGCTCCTCAAGGCAAGGGAATGGGTTCGAGGGATCAGCCAGCTCGGTCGAGTTTCTGGGAAGGGAGATGCTGGAAATGCACTTGTGGGATGCCAAAGCAGATGCTGATGATGAAAGG GACATGGGGTCAGGCTCAGATGTGACTGATAGTTCTAGTAATGAAGCTAGTCACATAAAAGCGACTACAATTCGCGGGCATAACGGCCTGCCTAAACAG TCGGTCACATACATTGCTGAACATGTGGTTGGAACTGGTTCTTTTGGGGTTGTATATCAG GCCAAATGCCGAGAAACAGGAGAAATTGTTGCCATAAAAAAGGTTCTTCAAGACAAGCGTTACAAGAACAGGGAGCTGCAAATCATGCATATGCTTGACCATCCTAACATCATCGGGCTTAAGCATTACTTCTTTTCAACCACTGAAAGGGACGAGCTTTATCTCAATCTTGTTCTTGAGtttgttccagagacagtgaaCAGGATTGCAAGGCAGTACAACCGAATGAATCAACGGATGCCCCACATTTATGTCAAACTGTACACATATCAG ATATGCCGAGCACTTGCTTATATACATAACTGCATTGGCATCTGCCACCGTGATATCAAACCCCAGAATGTTCTT GTTAACCCACATACACACCAGCTCAAAATTTGTGATTTCGGAAGTGCTAAAGTCTTG GTCAAAGGAGAGCCAAACATCTCCTACATATGCTCAAGGTATTACCGGGCACCAGAGCTCATATTTGGTGCAACGGAATATACTACTGCTATTGATTTGTGGTCAACAGGCTGTGTCATGGCAGAGCTGCTTCTAGGCCAG CCTCTGTTTCCTGGAGAAAGTGGAGTTGACCAACTGGTTGAGATCATCAAG GTTTTGGGTACTCCAACAAGGGAAGAGATCAAGTGCATGAACCCAAACTACACGGAGTTCAAGTTCCCGCAAATTAAAGCTCATCCATGGCACAAG GTTTTTCAAAAAAAGCTCCCACCTGAAGCAGTGGATCTTGTTAGCAGGTTTCTGCAGTACTCACCAAATCTACGGTGCACTGCT TTGGAAGCCTGCATGCATCCCTTCTTTGATGAGCTGAGAGACCCAAACACTCGTCTACCGAATGGGCGGCCTCTGCCTCCTCTCTTCAACTTCAGATCTCAAG AGCTGAAAGGTGTTCCTCCAGGAGTCGTGGAGCGCCTTGTCCCAGAGCACGCGAGAAGGCAGAGTTTGTTCATGGCGCTGCGAACCTAG
- the LOC101775922 gene encoding prohibitin-1, mitochondrial, whose translation MSFKGAKMPSAPAGGSALVKVALVGGAGLYAVLNSFYNVEGGHRAIVFNRIEGIKDKVYPEGTHLMIPWIERPIIYDVRARPNLVESTSGSRDLQMVRIGLRVLTRPMPDQLPKIYRNLGENFNERVLPSIIHETLKAVVAQYNASQLITQREAVSREIRKILTERANNFNIALDDVSITSLSFGKEFTHAIEAKQVAAQEAERAKFIVEKAEQDKQSAIIRAQGEAKSAELIGQAIANNPAFLALRQIEAAREISHTMASSNNRVFLDSNDLLLGLQQLSVSGKQKK comes from the exons ATGAGCTTCAAGGGAGCGAAGATGCCCAGCGCAccggcgggcgggagcgcgCTCGTGAAGGTGGCGCTCGTTGGCGGCGCGGGGCTCTACGCCGTCCTCAACAGCTTCTACAACGTGGAGGGCGGCCACCGCGCCATCGTCTTCAACCGCATCGAGGGCATCAAGGACAAG GTGTACCCCGAAGGAACCCACCTGATGATCCCGTGGATCGAGAGGCCCATCATCTACGACGTCCGCGCCCGACCCAACCTCGTCGAGAGCACCTCCGGAAGCCGGGATCTCCAGATG GTGAGGATTGGTCTTCGTGTTCTTACGCGACCAATGCCGGATCAGCTACCTAAAATCTACAGGAACCTGGGGGAGAACTTCAATGAGAGAGTCCTGCCTTCAATCATTCATGAAACGCTCAAGGCTGTGGTTGCGCAATACAATGCCAGTCAGCTGATCACCCAAAGAGAG GCTGTAAGCAGGGAGATTAGGAAGAttctgactgagagggccaataACTTCAATATTGCACTGGATGATGTGTCCATCACAAGCCTCAGCTTTGGGAAAGAGTTTACACATGCCATTGAAGCAAAACAGGTTGCTGCCCAAGAAGCAGAGCGTGCCAAGTTCATTGTTGAGAAGGCTGAGCAAGACAAGCAAAGTGCGATCATCAGGGCTCAG GGTGAGGCTAAGAGTGCAGAGCTGATTGGTCAGGCCATTGCCAACAACCCCGCTTTCCTGGCTCTGAGACAGATTGAAGCTGCGAGGGAGATTTCACACACCATGGCGAGCTCAAACAACAGGGTGTTCCTTGACTCCAATGACCTTTTGCTTGGACTCCAACAGCTGAGTGTGAGCGGCAAGCAAAAGAAGTGA